One segment of Vibrio gazogenes DNA contains the following:
- a CDS encoding SDR family oxidoreductase, producing the protein MSGVLITGATSGIGKQLAQDYARQGLQVLACGRNEAVLNELCEVSTSIIPLRFDLTDFEQTLAVLSELPFIPTLWILNAGGCEYIDDGVMDAQLMARVMQINVLGVANTIEAIQPYLKSGHRVAIVGSIASELALPRAEAYGSSKAAVGYLVRALRLSWASKGIDVTCVFPGFVATPLTEKNTFEMPMMISVESASQAIRCGLAKGVANLYFPARFTWMIRLLGMLPYRWQYQLVSRFFAPKRTRQ; encoded by the coding sequence ATGAGTGGCGTACTAATCACTGGTGCGACGTCCGGTATCGGTAAGCAGTTAGCACAAGATTATGCACGGCAGGGGTTGCAAGTGCTTGCTTGCGGCAGAAATGAGGCAGTGTTGAACGAGCTCTGCGAGGTGAGTACTTCGATTATCCCACTGCGGTTTGATTTGACTGATTTTGAGCAGACTCTTGCGGTGCTAAGTGAACTGCCATTTATACCCACTCTGTGGATCTTAAATGCCGGAGGTTGTGAATATATCGATGATGGTGTGATGGATGCACAACTCATGGCGCGAGTGATGCAGATTAATGTACTCGGGGTGGCCAATACCATTGAGGCGATTCAGCCGTATTTAAAATCGGGACATCGTGTAGCCATTGTCGGTTCGATAGCCAGTGAGCTGGCGCTCCCCCGAGCAGAGGCTTACGGGTCATCCAAAGCTGCAGTTGGATATCTGGTGAGAGCGTTACGGCTGTCCTGGGCCAGCAAAGGCATTGATGTAACTTGCGTGTTTCCCGGGTTTGTTGCCACACCACTGACTGAGAAGAATACCTTTGAGATGCCGATGATGATTTCGGTAGAAAGTGCATCTCAGGCGATTCGGTGCGGGCTAGCGAAAGGCGTAGCAAATCTCTATTTTCCGGCTCGTTTTACTTGGATGATCCGTTTGTTGGGGATGTTGCCCTATCGTTGGCAATATCAGCTCGTCAGTCGGTTTTTTGCACCGAAAAGGACCAGACAATGA
- a CDS encoding DUF1365 domain-containing protein, translating into MTKTTSVTRSALMVGHVRHRRFTPVAHSIHSPLFMPCIDLDEWPELRQQVWGLGERWWHWARFRRADYLGDGDLKTAVQDKVLKLTGEQVCGKVLAVVHLRYLGLYFSPVNFYYLYDQQGRWRYLLAEVSNTPWNERHYYAVPAESGEQGENWTHAKAFHVSPFNPVEQQYRWKLKPLSDALMVHLACHRDSKEFDATLALKAQPFTSRSLLKLLIRTPIMTVKVVTGIYWHALKLWLKGTPFYSHPKSRRHETDKK; encoded by the coding sequence ATGACCAAAACAACGAGTGTTACACGCAGTGCATTGATGGTCGGCCATGTTCGTCACCGTCGCTTCACACCGGTTGCGCATTCGATTCATTCACCACTCTTTATGCCGTGTATCGATTTGGATGAATGGCCCGAGCTCCGACAACAGGTTTGGGGACTGGGTGAACGCTGGTGGCACTGGGCGCGTTTTCGTCGTGCCGATTATCTGGGGGACGGCGATTTGAAAACAGCCGTTCAGGATAAAGTGTTGAAGCTTACGGGGGAGCAAGTATGCGGCAAAGTGCTAGCTGTGGTGCACCTGCGTTATCTGGGGCTCTATTTCAGTCCGGTTAATTTCTACTATCTTTATGATCAGCAAGGCCGCTGGCGTTATCTGCTCGCGGAGGTGAGCAATACACCTTGGAACGAACGACATTATTATGCGGTTCCGGCTGAATCTGGTGAACAGGGTGAAAACTGGACACACGCCAAAGCATTTCACGTGTCACCATTTAATCCTGTGGAACAGCAGTATCGATGGAAACTGAAACCGCTATCTGATGCCCTGATGGTGCACTTGGCGTGTCATCGGGATAGCAAAGAATTTGATGCCACACTGGCGTTAAAAGCACAACCTTTTACCTCAAGAAGTTTGCTTAAATTGTTGATTCGGACACCGATCATGACGGTTAAGGTCGTCACAGGGATTTATTGGCATGCACTGAAACTATGGCTCAAAGGTACACCATTTTATTCACACCCCAAATCCCGCCGACATGAGACAGATAAAAAATAA
- a CDS encoding NAD(P)/FAD-dependent oxidoreductase has translation MKIAIIGTGISGLTCGYYLHQQHDITLFEANDYIGGHTATVDVNMNGQPYAVDTGFIVYNDRTYPHFIRMMNEIGVKGLPTQMSFSVRNDANGLEYNGHTLTTLFAQKRNLLKPNFYRFISEILRFNKLAKAAADTPHQHLQTLGQFLVHHRFSDYFCQNYILPMGAAIWSSSLADMRAFPLMFFLRFFINHGLLDVTDRPQWYVIEGGSRAYIEPLTKGYAERIRLRTPVKQVRRSPFGVDIATESGIERFDEVIFACHSDQTLGMLEDVSQCEISVLSSMAYQANEVVLHTDTSLLPKRPAAWAAWNYWLHGHDGEEIKLPSLTYNMNILQHIDSETTFCVTLNSTEHIDPDKILRRFVYHHPVFTESSIRAQQRKSEISGVNHTWFCGAYWHNGFHEDGVRSALDVITQLQSQAVNRDKGVA, from the coding sequence ATGAAGATCGCGATTATAGGTACGGGAATTTCAGGACTCACGTGTGGTTATTACTTGCATCAGCAGCATGACATCACGCTGTTTGAGGCGAACGATTATATTGGCGGTCATACTGCGACGGTAGACGTCAATATGAACGGTCAGCCCTACGCAGTCGATACCGGATTTATTGTTTATAATGACCGTACATATCCTCATTTCATACGCATGATGAACGAAATCGGTGTCAAAGGGCTTCCGACTCAGATGAGTTTCAGTGTGCGTAATGACGCCAATGGACTTGAATATAACGGTCACACGTTAACGACATTATTTGCGCAAAAGCGGAATTTACTTAAGCCGAATTTTTATCGGTTTATCAGCGAAATTCTGCGTTTCAACAAGCTTGCAAAAGCAGCGGCAGACACTCCCCACCAGCACTTACAAACCCTTGGGCAGTTCCTGGTCCATCATCGTTTCTCCGATTATTTCTGTCAGAATTACATCTTGCCGATGGGGGCTGCAATTTGGTCATCTTCTTTAGCGGACATGCGCGCATTTCCGCTGATGTTTTTTCTGCGGTTTTTCATTAATCACGGTCTGTTGGATGTTACGGACAGACCCCAATGGTATGTGATTGAAGGGGGATCTCGTGCCTATATTGAGCCACTGACCAAAGGCTATGCCGAACGGATTCGTCTCAGAACACCGGTCAAACAGGTAAGACGCAGTCCATTTGGCGTCGATATTGCAACCGAAAGTGGTATCGAGAGATTTGATGAGGTTATTTTTGCCTGTCACAGCGATCAGACACTTGGCATGCTTGAAGATGTCAGTCAGTGTGAAATATCAGTGTTATCCTCCATGGCATATCAGGCGAACGAAGTCGTCCTGCATACCGATACAAGTCTACTGCCCAAACGACCGGCGGCTTGGGCGGCCTGGAATTACTGGTTGCATGGTCATGATGGTGAGGAGATAAAACTCCCGTCACTGACCTACAATATGAATATCTTGCAACACATCGATAGTGAAACAACGTTTTGTGTCACGCTCAACAGCACTGAACATATCGACCCGGACAAAATTCTGCGTCGCTTCGTATATCACCATCCGGTATTTACGGAATCATCAATTCGGGCGCAGCAACGTAAATCAGAGATCAGTGGCGTCAATCATACTTGGTTTTGTGGCGCATACTGGCACAACGGATTCCATGAAGATGGGGTAAGAAGTGCTCTCGATGTGATCACTCAATTGCAATCGCAGGCGGTCAACAGAGACAAGGGTGTCGCATAA
- a CDS encoding SAM-dependent methyltransferase, translating into MFNSPSLEMPQSLTSWQQGARTMVLKSLRLIKIGSLILEENFAGQSGIFNQNVSNQGTMEQFGFAHDDQPQAHIRVNHPDFYASVLKGGSIAAAEAYMDGWWDSPNLTAVTELMARNLNALDQLEAQSSVLVRAMNKVSHWLKRNSIGRAKQNIEAHYDLGNDLYQTFLDQRMLYSSALYLNTNDSLEQAQMQKMDRLCQQLQLTANDHVIEIGTGWGAMAIYMAQHYGCRVTTTTISEQQYAYAQAEIQRLGLGELITLLKQDYRLLDGQFDKLVSIEMIEAVGKSYLPSYIAKCQSLLKPGGRMAIQAITIADQRFDDYSNNVDFIQKYIFPGGFLPSITVLTQMATQHTDFIVRDMFDLGLDYAQTLADWRHRFEASLNKVKSLGYDERFVRMWRYYLCYCEGGFKARTISTIHMTLQRAL; encoded by the coding sequence ATGTTCAATTCGCCTTCATTAGAGATGCCTCAATCACTGACGTCGTGGCAGCAAGGTGCCCGAACCATGGTGCTGAAATCCCTCCGCCTGATAAAAATTGGCAGCCTGATATTGGAAGAAAATTTTGCAGGACAGTCGGGTATTTTTAACCAGAATGTTTCGAACCAAGGCACGATGGAACAATTTGGGTTTGCACATGACGATCAGCCACAGGCCCATATTCGGGTCAATCATCCTGATTTTTATGCCAGCGTGCTGAAAGGCGGTAGCATTGCAGCAGCAGAAGCATATATGGATGGTTGGTGGGACTCTCCCAATCTGACGGCTGTGACTGAACTGATGGCGCGTAACTTAAATGCACTGGATCAGTTGGAAGCACAAAGCAGCGTGCTTGTCCGAGCGATGAATAAAGTGAGTCATTGGTTGAAGCGCAACTCGATTGGACGTGCCAAGCAAAACATCGAAGCCCACTACGATTTGGGTAATGACTTGTATCAGACATTTCTTGACCAACGGATGCTCTACTCTAGTGCGCTCTACCTCAACACTAACGATTCACTGGAACAGGCACAAATGCAGAAAATGGATCGTTTGTGCCAGCAATTGCAACTGACAGCCAATGATCACGTGATTGAAATTGGTACTGGGTGGGGGGCGATGGCGATTTATATGGCGCAACATTACGGATGCCGAGTCACGACCACCACGATATCGGAACAGCAGTATGCGTATGCGCAGGCCGAGATTCAGCGTTTGGGGCTTGGTGAGCTGATTACCTTACTTAAACAAGATTACCGCTTGCTTGACGGGCAGTTTGATAAACTGGTGTCGATCGAAATGATTGAAGCGGTCGGGAAATCCTATCTGCCATCTTATATTGCAAAATGTCAGTCGCTGCTCAAACCCGGCGGACGGATGGCGATTCAGGCGATAACCATTGCCGATCAGCGTTTTGACGACTACAGCAACAACGTGGATTTCATTCAGAAATATATCTTCCCCGGTGGATTTTTGCCCTCGATTACCGTCCTGACCCAAATGGCGACGCAGCATACGGATTTCATCGTCCGTGATATGTTTGACCTAGGGCTCGACTACGCCCAGACACTGGCTGACTGGCGTCATCGTTTTGAAGCGTCCTTGAACAAAGTGAAGTCACTGGGTTACGACGAACGCTTTGTCCGCATGTGGCGTTATTATCTGTGTTACTGCGAAGGCGGCTTTAAAGCGCGCACCATCAGCACCATTCATATGACGCTACAGCGGGCACTGTGA